TGGTCAAAGATCTGCCAGATGCCGCTGAAGCACTTCCCAGGAACCGGCATTGAGCGTATCATTGATCAGGATTCCTTAGAGGCGGTTATTTCCCTTATAAAGAAACTTAGAGTTGAAGAACATGTTCAACCGATAAATAGAGTTTATTTTAAAAAAGGAATTAAAGATAAGTTGGAGGTTATCCTTTCTTTTTTTCCTTTAAATGAGCCTCGGGGAACATTCCTCATGCTGGCTGAACCTCAGGGTTTAATCACAAAATATGAACAATTTAAATTAGGGCAAAACACAGCAAAGGAGGTGTAAAGATCTTTCTTGATATTGACCGGGTTTTAGAAGAAATCGCGGCCCGGGAAAAAGCAGTGTGATTGAATGGATAGAGAATGGGATTCTATTTAAGAAACCTTTAATCGTTCACTTATAACAAACAGGAGACTGTAAAATGAAAAAATGGGTAAAGGGTTTAAGTATTGTGGTTATGTCGGTGTTCTTTTGTATTTCTTTTTGTGCTTATGCAACAGCCAATCATAAAATCGGCGTGCTTGCAAAACGGGGCGCTCCCAAATGTATGAAGCAATGGGGCGCGACTGCTGCATATCTGACGGAAAAATTGGGAACAAAGTTCACTATTATTCCCCTTAAATTTGTCGCCATCGAACCGGCGATAAAATCCGGGAAAATTGATTTTCTGTTGGCCAATTCTGCTTTTTTCGTTGAGATGGAAAAGAAATACAGTATTTCTCCCATTGCCACCCTGATTAATTCCAGGAAAGGAAAAGCCTTAGATAAGTTTGGTGGTGTTATTTTTACGCTAAAGGACAGCCCCGTACAGGAGCTTTCCGGGGTTAAGGGAAAGAAGTTTATGTGCGTCAAGCGTTCATCTTTTGGCGGGGCACACATGGCCTGGCGCCTTCTTATGGAAAACGGTATTGACCCGGAAAAGGACTGCGCTGCTTTTTTGGAAGGGAAAAAGCATGACAATGTCGTACTGGCAGTTAAAAATAATACAGTTGATGTTGGAACAGTAAGGAGCGACACCCTTGAGAGGATGGAGGATGAAGGAAAAATCAAGGTGAGCGATTTTAGGATTGTTCATCAGGTCCAGGACGATTTTCCCTTTGTTCACAGCACGTCTTTATACCCGGAGTGGCCCATGGCCGCCTGCGCAAATACAGATAAAGGATTGGCACAAAAGGTGGCTGGCGCTCTGACCGGTATACAGCAAGACTCGGTCGCTGCCAAATCTGCCAAGATTGTGGGATGGTCCAAGCCTGCTGATTATACAGAGGTGACGGAATGTCTCAAGGCAATCAAGTATGGCGTTTTTGGAGGAAATTAATCATGCCGAAAAAATTAGGAATTACCATCAAATTTATCTCGATTATTTCTGTAGCAACACTCATATTGCTGACCATCATTGCTTTTACAATGGTCATTACTGCCGGAAATTCCCAATCTGTACAGGCCGAAGCTTTCATCAGCCTGCTAAAGTCTGAGCAGGGCCATGAAGAAAAATTGCTACGAAATGCGCTTTTACAAAAAGGAGAATCGGTTACCACCTTACTGGCCCACAACGGAGCCGGGTTGATTATCGGCTATGATTTCGATACCCTTGGCCAATTGGCCAAGCACGGAGCCAAAGATGCGGATGTCACATTTGTAACCTTTTTGGATGCTAACGGAAAACCCATTACAAAAAGGGAGAATCACGACAAAGACATCAAAACCATCAAAAAAAAAGTTGTGTTTGAAAATGAAACCGTTGGTTTTGTGGAAATCGGTTTGAATTTTGCTTCAGTTGAAAAGAATATGGCTGCAGTGTCGCGCCGTATTGAAAAATTGATGCAGGAAACGGAAAAGGCAAAGACCGAAGCCGTTAAGTCCATCGAGTATCGAATGGCCATTTTTACAGCTGTGGGGCTCGTGCTTCTTTGCGGGATCATCTACTGGACGCTGGCCCGGATCATAATCAAACCGGTAAACCGTATCGTTGAGGGGCTAAATATCGGTGCGAACCAGGTGGCATTTAGTTCAGAGCAGATATCATCTTATAGCCAGTCACAGGCTGAGGGTTCTTCGGAGCAGGCTTCATCCATAGAAGAAACCTCTTCCTCACTGGAAGAGATATCCTCCATGACCAAACAGAATGCGGACAATGCCAACCAGGCGGATAACCTGATGAACGACGCCAATCAGTCCGTCGGCCAGGCCAACAATGCCATGGACCAGCTGACCACCTCCATGAAAGATATTTCCAAAGCGAGTGAAGAGACATCAAAGATCATCAAGACCATTGATGAGATTGCCTTTCAGACCAACCTGCTGGCATTGAATGCGGCAGTGGAAGCGGCCAGAGCCGGTGAAGCAGGTGCCGGATTTGCGGTGGTGGCTGAAGAAGTACGCAATCTTGCCATGCGCAGTGCCGATGCGGCCAAGGACACCGCTGAACTGATCGAAGGCACGGTCAAGAAGGTAAATACCGGTTCGGAACTGGTCGATAAGGCCAACGATATTTTCAGCCAAGTGGCACAGAGTGCCTCCAAGGTGGGCGAACTGGTCGGCGAAATTGCCGCCGCTTCCACCGAGCAGGCCCAGGGGATCGAACAGGTCAATGTGGCGGTCACTGAAATGGATAAGGTGGTGCAGGCGAATGCAGCCGGTGCGGAAGAAACCGCATCCGCGTCTGAAGAGATGAACGCCAAGGCAGAAGAAATGAAGGGGTTTGTGGGAAACCTGGTGACACTTGTTACCGGAAGCTCAAACGGAAAAAGATCTTATACAGATTCAGCTAAACCAGCAAAAAAGGTTCCGAGTGGAAAAAAGGCAAAGGTTGCTCAACCGGTTTCTGAAGCAGGCAAAGCGTTAAAAAAGATGGTGGCTCACCAGGCAAACGAAGTGAGTCCGCAGCAGGTCATCCCCCTGGATGATGATTTTAAGGACTTTTAGTTTGGGCTCACCGCCCATAGAAGAGTCGAGACTTCCGGGATGCCCCTGATAATATAGCAGTCACACAGACAGGGCCGCATATTATTAGGGGCATTTCACTACCACGGAATGTCCCTAACCTTTAACTCAAGCTGTTTACAATATATCCCCTCAGGAAAAATCTTTAGCAGTCATTTTGCGGCCGACACCGCTTTTGATAAACCGGTTGCCATATACTTCTGCAAAGATTTTTTGCGCCTCCCCACCCGAGCAATGCGACGGAGCCACATGTCTGACACCCAACTCCTTGAGCCGTAAGGCTTTCCTGCGAATACTTGAGGCACTATCCATCAAAAGATGAAATCCTCCAACCACCAGAAGGACATCTTTACTCGTTATCATTTTCGCACGTTCCACCATCTCAATCACGCCC
This genomic window from Thermodesulfobacteriota bacterium contains:
- a CDS encoding phosphate/phosphite/phosphonate ABC transporter substrate-binding protein — its product is MKKWVKGLSIVVMSVFFCISFCAYATANHKIGVLAKRGAPKCMKQWGATAAYLTEKLGTKFTIIPLKFVAIEPAIKSGKIDFLLANSAFFVEMEKKYSISPIATLINSRKGKALDKFGGVIFTLKDSPVQELSGVKGKKFMCVKRSSFGGAHMAWRLLMENGIDPEKDCAAFLEGKKHDNVVLAVKNNTVDVGTVRSDTLERMEDEGKIKVSDFRIVHQVQDDFPFVHSTSLYPEWPMAACANTDKGLAQKVAGALTGIQQDSVAAKSAKIVGWSKPADYTEVTECLKAIKYGVFGGN
- a CDS encoding methyl-accepting chemotaxis protein; this translates as MPKKLGITIKFISIISVATLILLTIIAFTMVITAGNSQSVQAEAFISLLKSEQGHEEKLLRNALLQKGESVTTLLAHNGAGLIIGYDFDTLGQLAKHGAKDADVTFVTFLDANGKPITKRENHDKDIKTIKKKVVFENETVGFVEIGLNFASVEKNMAAVSRRIEKLMQETEKAKTEAVKSIEYRMAIFTAVGLVLLCGIIYWTLARIIIKPVNRIVEGLNIGANQVAFSSEQISSYSQSQAEGSSEQASSIEETSSSLEEISSMTKQNADNANQADNLMNDANQSVGQANNAMDQLTTSMKDISKASEETSKIIKTIDEIAFQTNLLALNAAVEAARAGEAGAGFAVVAEEVRNLAMRSADAAKDTAELIEGTVKKVNTGSELVDKANDIFSQVAQSASKVGELVGEIAAASTEQAQGIEQVNVAVTEMDKVVQANAAGAEETASASEEMNAKAEEMKGFVGNLVTLVTGSSNGKRSYTDSAKPAKKVPSGKKAKVAQPVSEAGKALKKMVAHQANEVSPQQVIPLDDDFKDF